A portion of the Bombina bombina isolate aBomBom1 chromosome 9, aBomBom1.pri, whole genome shotgun sequence genome contains these proteins:
- the NKX2-3 gene encoding LOW QUALITY PROTEIN: homeobox protein Nkx-2.3 (The sequence of the model RefSeq protein was modified relative to this genomic sequence to represent the inferred CDS: inserted 2 bases in 1 codon; deleted 3 bases in 3 codons): MMLASPVTSTPFSVKDILNLEQQGQQQVSHXTSSPGCYYTRDLESDFQPASCMLAAGERAVYSDGEEKLPYVNPLGAPEGHRQVGISPERYVSIRRNLNPKEEEDDEEEDESHRDLFYENSPTNEDKQEDTERPKQRSRRKPRVLFSQAQVFELERRFKQQRYLSAPEREHLANSLKLTSTQVKIWFQNRRYKCKRQRQDKSLEMGNHHHPPPPRRVAVPVLVRDGKPCIAGSQSYNTGYNVTASPYSYNSYPAYNYNNSPSYNTNYSCNYSTIPAIQHNSGANPFVNMGNLSHLGNTTQPQSHPGTSVSTCQGTLQGIRAW, translated from the exons ATGATGTTAGCAAGCCCAGTCACATCCACACCTTTCTCTGTCAAAGACATATTAAATCTGGAGCAGCAGGGTCAGCAGCAAGTGTCCCA CACCAGCAGCCCAGGGTGCTATTACACCAGGGATCTGGAAAGTGACTTTCAACCAGCTTCCTGCATGCTGGCAGCAGGA GAGAGAGCTGTTTATTCTGATGGGGAGGAAAAACTGCCCTAT GTGAATCCTTTAGGGGCCCCTGAGGGCCACAGGCAGGTGGGGATCTCTCCTGAGAGGTATGTGTCCATTAGAAGAAACTTG AACCCCAAAGAAGAGGAAGATGATGAAGAAGAGGATGAATCTC ACAGAGACTTGTTTTATGAAAATTCTCCCACAAACGAAGACAAACAGGAAGACACAGAAAGGCCAAAGCAGAGAAGCCGCAGAAAGCCCAGAGTCCTTTTTTCTCAAGCCCAGGTATTTGAGTTGGAGAGAAGATTTAAACAACAAAGATATCTGTCAGCCCCAGAGAGAGAGCACCTGGCCAACAGCCTAAAACTCACATCCACTCAGGTGAAAATCTGGTTTCAAAACAGGAGATACAAATGTAAAAGACAAAGACAGGACAAGTCATTGGAAATGGGAAACCATCACCACCCACCTCCCCCCAGGAGGGTGGCAGTGCCAGTCCTGGTGAGGGATGGGAAGCCTTGCATTGCAGGTTCACAGAGTTACAACACAGGTTACAATGTAACAGCAAGTCCTTATTCATATAATAGCTACCCCGCATACAACTACAACAACAGCCCTTCCTATAACACCAATTACAGCTGCAATTACTCCACTATACCTGCAATCCAGCACAACTCAGGAGCAAATCCCTTTGTGAATATGGGCAATTTAAGTCATCTAGGTAACACAACACAACCTCAAAGTCACCCAGGGACTTCTGTATCTACATGCCAAGGGACATTACAAGGAATCCGAGCCTGGTAG